A part of Verrucomicrobiota bacterium genomic DNA contains:
- a CDS encoding glycosyltransferase family 2 protein, which yields MLSVLILTLNEEINLPRCLKSVAWADDILVLDSFSTDATLAIAKDHGARVLQNHFVNFAEQRNFGLLHGNFKYPWILHLDADEEVSPELRDELLAVVQSGDKDAYQLASKMMFQGHWLKHSGLYPWHQVRVGKREALTFIQVGHGQRENLNPARIGTLTNPLIHHSFAKGIHDWVEKHNRYSTAEARHFVDTIGKQPLDRMGLISTDPVRRKRALKHLFSFMPCRPLLRFLYMYFFRLGLLDGISGYHYCRLLSFYESMIVIKIRELQAKQHQSC from the coding sequence ATGCTTTCAGTCCTGATCCTCACCCTGAACGAGGAAATCAACCTCCCGCGCTGCCTAAAATCAGTCGCTTGGGCGGATGATATTCTCGTCCTCGACTCGTTTAGCACGGATGCCACCCTTGCCATCGCGAAGGATCATGGCGCAAGGGTGTTACAAAACCACTTCGTAAACTTTGCCGAACAGCGTAATTTTGGACTACTGCATGGCAACTTCAAGTACCCATGGATACTGCATTTGGATGCCGATGAGGAGGTGTCTCCCGAATTGCGTGATGAGTTGCTCGCGGTCGTTCAATCCGGTGATAAAGACGCCTACCAACTGGCTTCTAAAATGATGTTCCAAGGACACTGGCTCAAGCACTCGGGTCTATACCCATGGCATCAGGTGCGTGTGGGAAAACGTGAGGCCCTAACGTTTATCCAGGTCGGGCATGGCCAGCGTGAAAACCTCAACCCCGCGCGCATTGGCACCTTGACAAATCCACTTATCCATCATTCCTTTGCCAAGGGTATTCATGATTGGGTCGAAAAACACAACCGCTACTCCACTGCCGAAGCACGGCATTTCGTAGACACCATTGGGAAGCAGCCGCTGGATCGGATGGGATTAATTTCAACCGATCCTGTTCGCCGAAAACGCGCCTTAAAACACCTTTTTAGCTTCATGCCCTGTCGCCCGCTCTTGCGCTTTTTGTACATGTACTTCTTTCGGTTGGGTTTATTGGACGGCATATCCGGTTATCATTACTGCCGTTTGCTCTCCTTTTATGAATCCATGATCGTCATCAAAATCAGGGAATTACAGGCCAAACAGCACCAAAGTTGCTGA